One Vicia villosa cultivar HV-30 ecotype Madison, WI unplaced genomic scaffold, Vvil1.0 ctg.003335F_1_1, whole genome shotgun sequence genomic window, TAGCATTTAAAAGAGATCCATAAATTCCTGCATGGGGTTCCATTGGCATGCTTTGAATCAACTCCACAGCTTCTTCTAATCTACCAACTCGACCCAGCATATCAATCATACAAGCATAGTGGTCAACATCAGGGAATTTGATTGATTCAAAAACTTTTTGACCTTCTTCCAGTAATCCGGCATGACTGCATGCAGTTAGTATAGCAATATATGTTATGCGGTCCGGTTCAATTCCGTCTTTTTTCATTTTTGACAGTAGTTTGATGCACTCCAATCCTTGCCCATGCTCTGCAAACCCGGAAATCAATGTGTTATAGGAAACTAAATCTCTTGTTACCATTTCTTGAAATATCAATGCAGCATCTTCCATGCTCCCACATCTTGAGTACATGTAAATCAAAGAGTTGTATCCTGAAATGCTAATCCGGATGTTATTTTCTTTGAGGATGCTCAAAGCCCAATTACCCAAACTTAGTTCTCCAAGGTGTCCACAAGCAGAAAAAACACTCACCATGGTCACCTCATCTGGTTTTGAATCTTCACTAGAGATCATTTCCTCAAACAGTTTGATCGCCATGAATGACTCGCCGTTTTGAGTATAACCAGCAATCATTGAATTCCAAGAGACGGTATCTCGGTGTGGCATCTTATCAAAGAGGTGTCTTGCCAAAGATATATCCCCTACTCTTGCATGTGCAGAAATCATAGCATTCCATGGAACAGAACTCCTATACTTATACACACCCAATTGCTCAAAAATCTCTTGAGCTGCCTCAAGATTCCCGCATTTTGCATACATATCAAGAAGAGCTGTCTTGACAAAATAATTTGAGCGGACACTTATTCTGTTGTCTAGTTCTCTGACAATGAATTCTGAAAGACAAGGGTCACTAAGAGATGAACAAGATGATATGACAGTTACCCATGTTGTTTCGTCAGGTTCAACATTTCCCGAGCTAAGCATGTCATTGAACAATCTTACAGTCTCTTGTGGTGCTCTCCCCTGAGCATACCCTGATAGAATTGCATTCCATGATACCACACTTCTTTCCGGCATTTTGTCAAAATACATCCTTGCAGTCTTCAAATTCTTGTTCTTTGCATACCCGGAAATCATGGTGGTCCAAGTAATAACATTCCTTCTTATAGACTGCTGTTCACCCATAAGATAGAAAAGCTTACTGGCTTCATCTTCATCCCCGCACTTCCAGTATCCAGAGATCATCACATTCCAATCTGCAACTGTTCTATCAGtcatttcatcaaacagtttccTGGCAAACTCGATAGGTCCATACTTCGCATACATGGCCAAAATTCCATTTCGAACATAATGATCACGAGAATGTCCCGATTTGAGTAGATGAGGAAGAAAGAAGATGCTATCATTTCGAGCAGATTTAATCAAAAGCGCATAGAAAGATGCATCGGGGTTGATTTGATAGTGGTGCAGCATATGTTTGAAGAAAGAAAGTAGTAGTTGTGTGTGAGCACCAATTCGGGAATAATATTTGAGCATGCAGGTGAAGAGACGCAGGTCAGGGTGTGTTGCAAGATGAAAAATGTGGGAGGTGTAGGTTGAGGGTGCATGAAGGCGCGTGCAGTGGGTAAGGAGAAGCGCCACCAAGTGGTTTTGGTGGTGCAGGGATCGGTGGACCAGTTGTGCATGGAGTTGTCTTAAACGATGGAGATTGGTTATTTTACTGACTATGCTATTCTTGTTCAACGCTGACATGCCACTGCTTACTTTACTTTTCACTGGGCTGCCATTTCTCGCGCAGGTTTCAATGTTTCATCCATCTTCTCCATTCCCGCACCATGCATCATAGATCAAAGGTAATGAGTGAGTAGTTTAGATAGGTTATTTAAGTCACTAATGTGTTTGATAGGTAGTTTAGATCAACAATATGTTTTGAGAAAGTTAGGTTTTCATGCATTTACGTCATTTTCATTTTTACTGATTTGCAAGTTAATATAAAAACACACTTTCATATTTGATCAAATTGTTTTCTTAGAAATAGGAAAAAAATGCATTTCTATATTTGGTCTGTCTATATTGTTTGTCTTGATTTTCATTGTGTTTCATTTGTGTTTGATTTTTTCTACTATGTAATGCGTGTGTGGTTTAATTATAGACATTATGGCTGATAGATCGAGGCTTGACAGAGTGTCGTATcatgtaggggtgttcaaaaccaaaccggtccaatagaaaaccgcaaaaccgaaccgaaccaaaccgaaaccgcaaaaaaccacatttggtttggatgtgtttgggccattttttaacaaaccgcacggttcggttcggtttgcggtttgtattttacaaaccaaaccaaaccaaaccaaaccgcattatgctACAActcccaaacttcaattaacttatatccaacccaaacttaaacctattatgccTTAACCTTACAATTACAAATGATTTTCTTTTCCTCACACTTAAagtttcagtttaagtcttcttaaatctctcctagcggtattgcgtcttcttctcatcttctttttaaAGTACATATGATCTCCTCTTTTCTAGTCTTTTATTTTGTATGTTCTCTCTTggaattacgtttttaatgttcctcttcttatccaatctctcatctcttatgctctttctttttcatcttctttaatttttcatctcctctttttttctatttcattataatgcttttttatattgttttatgctactattttatgatttttattccacttttatctaattttatttttgtatattaaatggaaagttgttatccaaatatgatgaattttattgttatttgataacacataaatgactaaatacaaagttatgttgtcatctatatatgtatgtatggctcaataaatttttgtaaaaaaaccgaaccaaccgaaccaatccaaaccgcattagtttggtttggtttggttcggttttatttctaaaagccaaccgaaccaaaccgaaccgcacacttttttctcttgcggttcggatgatttttttacgtaaaaaccgcccaaaccgcaccgcgaacacccatCATGCATCAATTCGTAGGAAAAGAACCTGACTCTTGCAAGCATCAGTGGCTTCTAGTTCTTTTGATGCGATGACGTCAACTTCTAGGATTCATGCATCTTCGACTTCGTCTTCCTAGAGGAGGTAGGTGTCACATCTTGATGCATCGGAAGCTCAATCAGTCTAGGTTGAGCCGCCCCAAGTTGATGTCGTTTCTGAGGGGTTTGGAGGAGATCCGTATGACTTATCCTCGTTGGCTCTATATTCGAAACACGTTGCGAAGAATGTGTGGgatgtaacgccccaaattttccattatttaatttattgaattttaaatttcttttacttaTTTAACTCGgtgataaatttttattttattttttacgatTTATTTGGAAATTAAGGAGTTATAAGATTATTGTTTAAttaaagtaataaaaatataGGAATTGTAAGTTATGGGGGTGAAATTAGAACTCTAATTGAATTTGAGTCATAAGGAGTAAGAGCCTAATATTTAAAGGAgagttgaaaattaaaaaaaaatactattaggTCATTTAAATAGATTAAGTGAGGGGAGTGAGAGTTTGTCTGATACGTAAAAGAGGAAAAGAGAGAAAGATGCAACAAACCCTAAAGAGCTATAGGAAGGAGAAACCATAAGACCTTGGATTTTGCTGCTGAAaattaaggtaagggggagaattacTCAAATGTTGATGTCAATTGGATGAAGGGTATTGAAGGATCCTCACTCTCCTCTAATTTTGGTGTTGTTTTCGTATGCGACTAATGTTTGGCTGCTGTTTTGATGTGTTTGATGAGTTAATTTATTGTGATAGAATATTATGAAGAGTTAAATAATATTCTATATGTTTGTATAATTATTTCTGGTTGATGTTGAGACG contains:
- the LOC131640842 gene encoding pentatricopeptide repeat-containing protein At1g14470: MSALNKNSIVSKITNLHRLRQLHAQLVHRSLHHQNHLVALLLTHCTRLHAPSTYTSHIFHLATHPDLRLFTCMLKYYSRIGAHTQLLLSFFKHMLHHYQINPDASFYALLIKSARNDSIFFLPHLLKSGHSRDHYVRNGILAMYAKYGPIEFARKLFDEMTDRTVADWNVMISGYWKCGDEDEASKLFYLMGEQQSIRRNVITWTTMISGYAKNKNLKTARMYFDKMPERSVVSWNAILSGYAQGRAPQETVRLFNDMLSSGNVEPDETTWVTVISSCSSLSDPCLSEFIVRELDNRISVRSNYFVKTALLDMYAKCGNLEAAQEIFEQLGVYKYRSSVPWNAMISAHARVGDISLARHLFDKMPHRDTVSWNSMIAGYTQNGESFMAIKLFEEMISSEDSKPDEVTMVSVFSACGHLGELSLGNWALSILKENNIRISISGYNSLIYMYSRCGSMEDAALIFQEMVTRDLVSYNTLISGFAEHGQGLECIKLLSKMKKDGIEPDRITYIAILTACSHAGLLEEGQKVFESIKFPDVDHYACMIDMLGRVGRLEEAVELIQSMPMEPHAGIYGSLLNATNIHKRVELGELAAAKLFKIEPHNSGNYVLLANMYALAGRWKDVDRVRDAMTKQGVKKTTGWSWLEHNL